The proteins below are encoded in one region of Nakamurella flava:
- a CDS encoding cytochrome c oxidase subunit 3 has protein sequence MTTASSPPAPPTASAFASRIHTLNRPNMVSVGVVVWLSSELMFFAGLFAIYFTVRGQTAGEWPPPPTELDVPYALVFTTILVASSITCQFGVFAAERGDVFGLRRWYLITLVMGLIFVLGQANEYHTLVTHHETTLSSSAYGTVFYLTTGFHGLHVIGGLIAFVILIARTKVSKFTPAQATSAIVVSYYWHFVDVVWIGLFFTIYILR, from the coding sequence GTGACGACAGCGAGCAGCCCGCCGGCGCCCCCCACAGCCTCAGCGTTCGCCTCCCGTATCCACACCCTGAACAGGCCGAACATGGTCAGTGTCGGTGTGGTGGTGTGGCTGTCCAGCGAGCTCATGTTCTTCGCCGGCCTCTTCGCCATCTACTTCACGGTGCGCGGACAGACCGCCGGTGAGTGGCCGCCGCCGCCGACCGAACTCGACGTGCCCTACGCCCTCGTCTTCACCACGATCCTGGTGGCCTCGTCGATCACCTGCCAGTTCGGCGTCTTCGCCGCCGAGCGCGGTGACGTCTTCGGTCTGCGCCGCTGGTACCTGATCACCCTGGTGATGGGCCTGATCTTCGTGCTGGGCCAGGCGAACGAGTACCACACGCTGGTGACCCACCACGAGACGACGCTCTCGTCCTCGGCGTACGGCACGGTCTTTTACCTGACCACCGGGTTCCACGGCCTGCACGTCATCGGCGGTCTGATCGCCTTCGTCATCCTCATCGCGCGGACCAAGGTCTCGAAGTTCACCCCCGCCCAGGCCACCAGCGCCATCGTCGTGTCCTACTACTGGCACTTCGTCGACGTCGTGTGGATCGGCCTCTTCTTCACCATCTACATCCTGCGCTGA
- a CDS encoding DNA-binding response regulator, with amino-acid sequence MTSPSRQRPVVLVYSHRPQVREQIMTAIGRRPAADIGRIDFLECSGVNEVLMALDGQLADLAILDGEAQPTGGIGVSRQLHLEARGPVPPIILAVRRADDRWLASWAQADEILLYPLDPVTAAETVAQVLRRGGLRGDDATVPTSDATGAGR; translated from the coding sequence ATGACCAGTCCGTCACGCCAGCGTCCCGTGGTCCTGGTCTACAGCCATCGGCCGCAGGTGCGCGAGCAGATCATGACGGCGATCGGCCGGCGGCCCGCCGCGGACATCGGCCGGATCGACTTCCTGGAGTGTTCCGGGGTCAACGAGGTGCTGATGGCCCTCGACGGGCAGCTGGCCGACCTGGCCATCCTGGACGGCGAGGCGCAGCCCACCGGCGGCATCGGCGTGAGCCGGCAGCTGCATCTGGAGGCCCGGGGCCCGGTTCCGCCGATCATCCTGGCGGTACGACGGGCCGACGATCGCTGGCTCGCGTCGTGGGCCCAGGCCGACGAGATCCTGCTGTACCCGCTGGACCCGGTCACCGCCGCCGAGACGGTCGCGCAGGTGCTGCGCCGTGGCGGACTGCGCGGCGACGACGCGACGGTGCCGACCTCCGACGCGACCGGCGCGGGCCGGTGA
- the trpD gene encoding anthranilate phosphoribosyltransferase, protein MTGGTDRTWPTLLTRLLAGEDLARADTAWVMDRVMNGEATSAQLAGFAVALRAKGETAEEMAGLVAGMLSHAVRVEVSGRAVDIVGTGGDRANTVNISTMAAVVVAAAGATVVKHGNRAASSKCGAADLLEGLGAPISLSAAGVSTTVEKVGIGFCFAPVFHPSFRHAAVPRRELGIPTVFNFLGPLTNPAQPVAGAIGCGNPRMAPVMAQVLADRGADALVFRGDDGLDELTTTTTSTVWTVRDGQVTRGTLDPTAIGLPLGRAEDLRGGEVAENVAVARRLFAGETGPVRDAVVLNAAAALAAHAGLTGDLIADLSAGRERAEAALDSGAVATTVQEWVELGRQLQTAG, encoded by the coding sequence GTGACCGGCGGCACCGACCGGACCTGGCCCACCCTGCTCACCCGGCTGCTGGCCGGTGAGGACCTGGCCCGGGCCGACACCGCCTGGGTGATGGACCGGGTGATGAACGGCGAGGCGACCAGTGCTCAGCTGGCCGGTTTCGCGGTCGCGCTGCGCGCCAAGGGGGAGACCGCCGAGGAGATGGCCGGTCTGGTCGCCGGCATGCTGTCCCATGCGGTGCGCGTCGAGGTGTCCGGCCGCGCGGTCGACATCGTGGGGACCGGCGGTGACCGCGCCAACACCGTGAACATCTCGACGATGGCCGCCGTCGTCGTGGCCGCGGCGGGAGCGACCGTCGTCAAGCACGGGAACCGGGCGGCGTCCAGCAAATGCGGTGCCGCCGACCTGCTCGAGGGCCTGGGCGCCCCCATCTCGTTGTCCGCCGCCGGGGTGTCCACCACCGTCGAGAAGGTCGGCATCGGCTTCTGCTTCGCCCCGGTGTTCCACCCGTCCTTCCGGCACGCGGCGGTACCGCGCCGGGAACTCGGCATCCCCACCGTCTTCAACTTCCTCGGGCCGCTGACCAATCCGGCCCAGCCGGTCGCCGGCGCCATCGGTTGCGGCAACCCGCGGATGGCCCCGGTCATGGCGCAGGTGCTCGCCGACCGCGGGGCCGACGCGTTGGTCTTCCGGGGCGACGACGGTCTGGACGAATTGACGACGACCACCACGTCGACGGTCTGGACCGTCCGCGACGGGCAGGTCACCCGCGGCACGCTCGACCCGACCGCCATCGGTCTCCCGCTGGGCCGGGCCGAGGACTTGCGGGGTGGCGAGGTCGCCGAGAACGTCGCCGTCGCTCGTCGGCTCTTCGCCGGCGAGACCGGTCCGGTCCGGGATGCCGTCGTTCTCAACGCCGCGGCCGCACTGGCCGCGCACGCCGGGCTGACCGGTGACCTGATCGCCGACCTGTCGGCCGGCCGGGAACGGGCCGAAGCGGCCCTGGACTCCGGGGCGGTGGCGACGACGGTGCAGGAGTGGGTCGAGCTCGGCCGGCAGCTCCAGACCGCCGGCTGA
- a CDS encoding Lrp/AsnC family transcriptional regulator has protein sequence MVTAIVLIDVEADRIPEAARAIADLAGVDQVYSCAGDVDLVAIITVADHEGIAELVPAHISKVPGVLRTVTHIAFRSYSSRDSDDAFSIGMES, from the coding sequence ATGGTGACAGCAATCGTGCTGATCGACGTCGAGGCCGACCGCATCCCGGAGGCGGCCCGCGCCATCGCCGACCTGGCCGGCGTGGATCAGGTGTACTCGTGCGCCGGCGACGTCGACCTGGTCGCGATTATCACGGTCGCCGACCACGAGGGCATCGCCGAGCTGGTGCCGGCGCACATCTCGAAGGTGCCCGGGGTGCTGCGGACGGTCACCCACATCGCGTTCCGGTCGTACTCCAGCCGTGACTCGGACGACGCCTTCTCCATCGGCATGGAGTCCTGA